The DNA region GAGCTTTAGCCATGGCTGGGATTGGGGGTGGGGATTGGGGATTAAGAAACGGCTTCACTCAGCGCTCAGCACTCAGCAGTTGGCAACATCAGCTTAAGGAGTGGCCTGTTCTAGAGGCGGCTTATAGCCCCGTTCAAAGGCAAATCTGACCAGTTGGGAACGGTTTTCTAGTTCCAGTTTGTTAAGGATATTGCTGAGATGGGTTTGCACGGTGCGGGGGCTGACGAATAAGCGATCGCCGATTTGTTTGTTGGTATAGCCCTGAACGACTTCCCAAAATACCTTTTCTTCGGCAGGGGTGAGCGGCAACGATTTCGGAGTATTCGTTGTCGGTGTTTGAGCCGGCTTTCCTTCTGGTTTGGATTGCTGGATCAACCGGACAATTTCGGCATGGATGCGTCGCGATCGCTCTAATTGGGCCTCAATCTTAGCTAATAATTCTTTTGGCTCGAAGGGTTTAATTAAATAGTCATCCGCTCCCAACGAGTGACCATAAACACGAGCATCCACTTCACCCCGACTGGACAGAAAAATGAAGGGCACCAGTTGACCGAGGCGGGTAGCCCGCAATCGACGGCAGAACTCAAAGCCATCCATTTCCGGCATCATTACGTCAGACACCACCAAATCGGGGGGATCCTTCTCAAACATAGTGATGGCTTCCAGTCCAGAACTCACATTCTGCACGCTAAAGCCCCGCTTCTCTAAATAGCGTGTTAAGGCAGTACGCAAGGTTGTATCGTCATCAACGATAAGAACTTGTTTCATCTGGAACTTCACCTGATGTTTGGACTATTAGGCTTAAAGTACCCAGCAGGCTGCTAAAAATCGTGCAATTTGCTCAAAATACACAGTTATATTGCCCTAGCTGAGCTAACCTAACCACACCGCTGCTGCGATGATCACACCTGTGGAAGGTATGATTTGCCTTGAGAAACAGGAGCAACACAGATGACTTACGAAAAAATTACTCCTCCCAGTACAGGCTCGACGATCACATTTCAAGATGGAGAACCTGTTGTCCCAGATAATCCCATTATTCCGTTTATCCGAGGGGATGGAACGGGAATTGATCTCTGGCCCGCCTCTCAACGAGTGTTTGATGCGGCGGTGGCGGCGGCCTATGGGGGAAAACGCCAAATTTCCTGGTTTAAGGTTTATGCCGGAGACGAAGCCTGCGATCTGTATGGGACCTATCAATACCTGCCAGAAGACACACTGACGGCGATTCAAACCTACGGAGTCGCAATTAAAGGCCCCCTGACGACTCCCATTGGCGGTGGAATTCGCTCGCTTAACGTCGCTCTCCGCCAGATCTTTGACCTCTATGCCTGCATTCGTCCCTGCCGCTATTACGAGGGCACTCCTTCTCCTCACAAAAATCCCGAAAAACTGGATGTAATTATCTACCGGGAAAATACTGAAGATATTTATCTGGGGATTGAGTGGCGGCAAGGAACAGAAATTTGCGATCGCCTGATCAAGATCCTGAACGAGGATTTAATTCCTGCGACTCCTGAACATGGGAAAAAACGGATTCCCTTAGATGCGGGGATTGGCATCAAACCCATTAGCAAATCTGGCTCCCAGCGGCTGGTGCGACGAGCGATTAAACACGCCCTGCGGTTGCCCAAGCAGAAACAGATGGTGACGCTGGTGCATAAAGGCAACATTATGAAGTACACCGAGGGAGCTTTCCGCGACTGGGGCTATGAGTTAGCCACTACGGAATTTCGGGCGGAGTGTGTAACCGAACGGGAATCCTGGATTCTCAGTAATAAGGAGAAAAAGCCAGACATAACGCTGGAAGAAAATGCCCGGATGATTGAACCGGGATTTGATGCTCTGACGATCGAGAAGCGCGAACAGATTACTCAGGAAGTCAAACAGGTGCTGGACTCGATCTGGGAAACCCACGGGCAAGGCCAGTGGAAAGATAAGGTGATGGTCAACGATCGCATTGCCGACAGTATCTTCCAACAGATCCAGACCCGTCCCGACGAGTACTCCATCCTGGCCACCATGAACCTGAACGGGGACTATCTCTCGGATGCAGCGGCGGCGATCGTTGGCGGTTTGGGCATGGGGCCAGGAGCCAATATCGGGGATGCCTGTGCAATTTTTGAAGCGACACATGGCACGGCTCCTAAGCATGCTGGCCTCGATCGGGTCAATCCTGGTTCTCTGATTCTCTCCGGTGTGATGATGCTGGAATATCTCGGCTGGCAGGAAGCGGCTGATCTAATCAAAAAAGGACTGGGAGCCGCGATCGCCAACCGGGAAGTGACCTACGACCTGGCGCGGTTGATGGATCCTCCTGTTGAGCCACCCCTGAAATGTTCTGAATTTGCGGAAGCGATTATCAGACACTTCTAAAGTGATCAGGAATCGGGTGTCAGGGATCAGGTTTATTCCACCCGATCCCTGATCCCTGATCCCTGTTCTCTACAATCCCCCTTCAAACGAGGAGGAGATTAGCTAGCTGTTCCTTCCTTCCGGCGGCGCATCCGCTTTAAGCCACCGATCGCGGCAATGCCCAGAGCGGCCCCTCCCATGGTCATGGGTTCAGGAGCGGCAGAGGCAGAGTAAGCTATGCCATCATTACCACACTCCATGTAGATATTGGCCAGGAAGGAACTGCTGGGCAGGAGGGACTTGTCAATACTAAAGCCGAATATCTGACTGCCCATATTGGCACCGAAGTTCAACCCCATGGCGCTGAGAGCATCAGCCGTGAGCAGGTTAACATCTCCAATTTTGGTGCCTGATGCGATCGAGTTTTGAATACTGCCAGTTCCGTAGTAGTTAAAAGCGGCCTCTTTAGTCGCCAGGGCAGAACCCTGAGTTTGATCTTTGTTAAAACCAGCGTTGTAGTATTGTTGCAAGCTTCTGTATCCAAGGTTCTGCAGAGCAACACTTTGAGTTTGCACTCCAGAATAAAGCCCTAAAGCTACTGGAGAATCGTTGCTGGCAGCAAAGCGCACCGCAAACATTTCCCCTGCAGCGACCGCCTCATTGAATTTTTTGCCAGAGAAGTTAAAGAATAAATCGCCCCAGCTAACGGTACCGTTTGCCGCACCGTTCTCTTTCACACCTGCTAACGAGGCACCCCCGTTGATGGCCACAAAGAGTTTGTTATCCCGGATAGTCATGGCCATGGCCCGAATGTCATAGGCGGTGCCACCGGATCCGTCACCTTTCGCATCATATTGATAGTTCCAGCTAGCACCTAATTCTGGAACGTTTGCAGTTTGTGCAGGTGCGGCATTGGCATTCAGGACAGGAGCTATGCTGAAGAGAGCCGCGCTACCAGTCAGAGTTGCGATCGCTGTTGTCCATTTCATGATTAATTCAGCCTTTTGGTGAGATTGTGAGATTGGCAGAGCAGATGAAATATGTTCACTGTGAACCTGTTTACATCTTTCCCTACGGTACTCTGTTTGCTCACTCTGACAGGTGAAATTCCCTCTAAAAAGGCTTATCTAAATTCAAAGACAAGATAAATATTGACTGAAATAAACGGTGAGTTATTCAGTATATTTTCACACATCAATTTGGGAAATAAGAAATAACACGTAGGCGCAACTTACCAGTGCTATCCAAACTGGCCCAATCTTCCTAATATCTCCGTAATGCTCCGTAATGACGACTACGCTACCTGAGGTGTTGAGGTTCTGCCGTTTTGATTAGCAGCACGGGGGCCTGTGTTCTCAGAGGAACGAGCTATAGTGGGGAGTGGTTACAGTTCGGTATGGCCCGGTTATACACAATGGTATGGATGCAGTTGATTTAGCATTTACTTCAGCGTTAGAGCAGGCCCGCCTGATCCGTCAGAAAGAAATTTCTCCCCTGGAGTTAGTTCAAGTTTATTTGGAGCGAATTCAACGCCTCGATCGCAGGTTGGGCAGCTATGTCACAGTCGCCGCAGAGTCAGCGATCGCGGATGCCCAAGCCAAAACCGAGGCACTGGTTAATACTGCTGTCGATGAATTGCCTCCCTTTTATGGTGTGCCCATTTCCATTAAAGATTTGAATATGGTGGCTGGCTTGCCCTGCACGTTCGGGCTGCGGGTGCTGAAGCAACGCATTGCCACGCAGGATGATGGGATTGTTAAACGCATTAAGCAAGCTGGATTTATTATTCTGGGTAAAACCGCCACTTCAGAAATGGGAACTTTGCCCTATACCGAACCTAAAGGATTTCCTCCTGCCCGCAATCCCTGGCATCTGGACTATACGCCTGGTGGATCGAGTGGAGGAGCTGCCGCCGCGACAGCAGCCGGTTTGAGTCCTGTGGCTCAAGGATCGGATGGAGGCGGCTCGATTCGGGGGCCAGCTTTTTGCTGTGGATTGGTGGGTATTAAGCCTTCACGGGGGCGAATCAGCTTTGCACCGTTGGGCGATCGCTTAAATGGCATTGCTACCAATGGTCCTCTAGCGCGAAATGTGGCTGATGCAGCGGCTTTATTGGATGTCATGTCTGGTTATGTACCGGGGGATCCTTACTGGCTTCCGGAGCCAGAACCGTCCTTTCTGGCTGCTACTGAGCGTCCACCCCATCCCCTCAAAATTGCCTTCTCAACTGGGATGCCGCCGATCGGGGAGGCGGACGCAGTCTGTCAACAGGCCGTTCTGGATACAGCTCACTTGCTGGAACAATTGGGACATCATGTGGAACCTGGCTGTCCAACTGGAACAGAGAAATTAGAAAAGCCCTTTACCACAGTGTTCCAGGCTGTTTTAAATGAAGCTGGAGTGCCAGAAATCTTTCTGGAGAAGATGAACCGCTGGTTTTCCATTCGGGCGCGGTTCTGTTCCTGTGGCAAATATTTGCGAGCCGTCGATCAAATGCAAATCATTGCTCGTGAGATTGTTTCTTTCTTTGATGCGGTGGATGTATTGCTGCTGCCCACATATTTGCATTCGACTATCCGGGTGGGGGAGTGGGTCAACCTTCGACCTGCAAAGAATTTCAGGAAGATTGTTGAATGGATTGCCCCCTGCCCACCGTTTAATGCTACTGGTCAGCCCGCGATCGCCATTCCCACAGGTTTTGATCCGAATGGTTTGCCTGTTGGAGTTCAACTTGTAGGCCGTCCTGCCGCTGAAGCTACCTTGATTTCTCTAGCCGCCCAAATCGAAGCCGCCCAACCCTGGAGCCAGCATCGTCCAGCATTTGCAAGGGAGTGAGGGGTGATGGGGTGACGAGAGGCGGGGAGGATGAGAAAGAAGCTTGAACTTAAAGCTCAAAATTTAGAACTCAAAACTCCCATCACTCTTCACTTCTGTTTGAGTCGCCAGCCAGGCTTGACAACTTGATGGCAGCGGGCGATGACGAGGGCATCGTTGGGCACATCCTCTGTAACCGTAGAGCCAGCCGCGATCGTGACATCTTCGCCGATCGTCAGGGGAGCAACCAGGACGCTGTTG from Leptodesmis sichuanensis A121 includes:
- a CDS encoding NADP-dependent isocitrate dehydrogenase; amino-acid sequence: MTYEKITPPSTGSTITFQDGEPVVPDNPIIPFIRGDGTGIDLWPASQRVFDAAVAAAYGGKRQISWFKVYAGDEACDLYGTYQYLPEDTLTAIQTYGVAIKGPLTTPIGGGIRSLNVALRQIFDLYACIRPCRYYEGTPSPHKNPEKLDVIIYRENTEDIYLGIEWRQGTEICDRLIKILNEDLIPATPEHGKKRIPLDAGIGIKPISKSGSQRLVRRAIKHALRLPKQKQMVTLVHKGNIMKYTEGAFRDWGYELATTEFRAECVTERESWILSNKEKKPDITLEENARMIEPGFDALTIEKREQITQEVKQVLDSIWETHGQGQWKDKVMVNDRIADSIFQQIQTRPDEYSILATMNLNGDYLSDAAAAIVGGLGMGPGANIGDACAIFEATHGTAPKHAGLDRVNPGSLILSGVMMLEYLGWQEAADLIKKGLGAAIANREVTYDLARLMDPPVEPPLKCSEFAEAIIRHF
- a CDS encoding response regulator transcription factor is translated as MKQVLIVDDDTTLRTALTRYLEKRGFSVQNVSSGLEAITMFEKDPPDLVVSDVMMPEMDGFEFCRRLRATRLGQLVPFIFLSSRGEVDARVYGHSLGADDYLIKPFEPKELLAKIEAQLERSRRIHAEIVRLIQQSKPEGKPAQTPTTNTPKSLPLTPAEEKVFWEVVQGYTNKQIGDRLFVSPRTVQTHLSNILNKLELENRSQLVRFAFERGYKPPLEQATP
- a CDS encoding XDD3 family exosortase-dependent surface protein, producing MKWTTAIATLTGSAALFSIAPVLNANAAPAQTANVPELGASWNYQYDAKGDGSGGTAYDIRAMAMTIRDNKLFVAINGGASLAGVKENGAANGTVSWGDLFFNFSGKKFNEAVAAGEMFAVRFAASNDSPVALGLYSGVQTQSVALQNLGYRSLQQYYNAGFNKDQTQGSALATKEAAFNYYGTGSIQNSIASGTKIGDVNLLTADALSAMGLNFGANMGSQIFGFSIDKSLLPSSSFLANIYMECGNDGIAYSASAAPEPMTMGGAALGIAAIGGLKRMRRRKEGTAS
- a CDS encoding amidase; the protein is MDAVDLAFTSALEQARLIRQKEISPLELVQVYLERIQRLDRRLGSYVTVAAESAIADAQAKTEALVNTAVDELPPFYGVPISIKDLNMVAGLPCTFGLRVLKQRIATQDDGIVKRIKQAGFIILGKTATSEMGTLPYTEPKGFPPARNPWHLDYTPGGSSGGAAAATAAGLSPVAQGSDGGGSIRGPAFCCGLVGIKPSRGRISFAPLGDRLNGIATNGPLARNVADAAALLDVMSGYVPGDPYWLPEPEPSFLAATERPPHPLKIAFSTGMPPIGEADAVCQQAVLDTAHLLEQLGHHVEPGCPTGTEKLEKPFTTVFQAVLNEAGVPEIFLEKMNRWFSIRARFCSCGKYLRAVDQMQIIAREIVSFFDAVDVLLLPTYLHSTIRVGEWVNLRPAKNFRKIVEWIAPCPPFNATGQPAIAIPTGFDPNGLPVGVQLVGRPAAEATLISLAAQIEAAQPWSQHRPAFARE